CAATGCTTCATATTCAGCTTCATTATTTGTGACAGGGAAGCTGAATCGCAGTGCGAAGGTATACTCTTCCCCTTCTGGACTTTTTAGGACTATTCCTGCTCCTGCGCCTTCTGGACCACAAGCCCCATCTGTGTGCATTTCCCACAGCTGTTCGGGCGGAGGTGGTATTTCTTTCGACTCATGCGAGACTTCGATATCTCCGgctgtttcagccagataatctgctaggacttgTCCTTTTACCGTACTTCGTGGTGAGAAACTTATTTCATGCTCTACCAATTCAATAGCCCATTTTGCCATGCGACCAGAATTTTCTGGTTTatatagcacctgctcaacaagTATCGGCGATTGCAAATTTGCTAGAACTTATCAAGCAAATTTGTGTTTATTGACAAGAAATAGTTGTTTGTCATACCTGCTTTATCGGCTGATCTGTTAGGACCCTTATTGGGTGCGCTTGGAAATATCTCCGCAAGCGCCTAGCCGTATGCACGAGTGCATAAACCAGTTTTCCGATTGCAGGATAATTTATTCGCTCCCTGTCAaagctttactaacaaaatacacaGGCATTTGCACCTGTTCGCACaacatatttatataattttaaatgcCTATTGATTGAAAATTAGCTATATTTAATTTCTATAGTGCGTACCTGTCCTCTGTCCGCTATCAACACTGAACTTATTGCTTCTTTCGATGCCGCTAAGTACAGTATCAACGTTTCTCCAGCAATTGGCGCAGTCATTGTTGGCAGCTCTTTCAGCAATTTTTTCATTTCTTGAAACGCCACTTCTGCTTCCTCCGTCCACTTGAAGTCCGTTTTCTTCAAGCAATTCTTCAATGTTCCGAAAAAGGGGAGTGACCGCTCTGCGAATTTGGATAGGAATCTTGTCAAGGCCGCCAATTTACCCAATAAGCTTTGCACTTCTTTTTTATTTCTTGGTGACGGCATATTCTCGATTGCCTCTATTTTCTTTGGGTTTGCACGTATCCCTCGCTCAGTTATTATATGACCAAGAAActtcccttcttcttctccaaaactgcACTTTGACGGGTTAAGCTTCATATTAATCTTTCTTAACGACGCAAACGTTTCTAATATGTCCTCCAATAAACCTTGTTCTGTTGTGCTTTTTATAACTAGGTCATCAACGTATGCTTCCAAGTTTCTCCCAATCTGACCCTTGAAAGCTTCATCTATTACCCGTTGGTAAGTTGCTCCAGCATTTTTTAAATCAAATGGCATCTTGGTATAGCAGTATATGCCCTGGCTTGTGTGAAAAGCAGTCTTATCCTCATCGTCCGCTGCCATCTGTATTtgatggtatcctttgtacgcATCTAGGAAACATTTGTATTAGAAGCCAGCTAACAATTCAACTTTCCAGTCTATTTCTGGCAGTGGATAATTGTCCTTAGGGTAAACTTTATTAATATCCGTGAAGTCAACACACATACGCCAAGACCCATCAGGCTTTTTTACCAACTTGCTACCCACGTTTGATCCTTACTTCTCGCAAGATGTTTGCTTTGACCAACTTTTCGACTTCTGCTTTCAACCATTCGCTTCTTTCAGGACCCATACCGCATTTCTTTTGTCGTACTGGCATCAGACTAGGATTTGCGTTAAGATTGTGTTCAGCAATTTCCCTTGGTACACCCGTCATGTCCGCTTCTTTCCATGCAAAGACGTCCGTATTAGAAGCTAATATATTACGAAACTTAAACTTTGTCTCATCCGACAATCCTCTGCCAATTTTAATTTTATGTTCTGGATGTCGCGAGTTTGCGATGATCATGCAGCTTCGAATTTTCTCGGTCTCACTAGGCTGTTGCTCTGCTTGTTCTACGGCCGCGATGCTTGCATCTTGTGTTTCTGACCTTATCGTTGCAATTCCTAGCGGTGTTGGGAACTTGATAAGGCCATGTTCCGTGGAAGGGATAGCTGCCAATTTTTGCAAAGTCGTGCGCCCTAAAAGCGCATTATATTTTGAGTAGGACCTTACGACGGCAAATTCTACTATCGTACTTCTCACTAATTCCTTATTATCATCGTCCACCAGCTCCAGCTCTAATTCAATGATCCCGATTGGCCATGCGGACTCACCAGAAAATCCTGATAACGCAGTGTTAGGAGCCACTAGCTTGGCTCGTACAACCCCTGGTAACAAGCGGAAACAGTGCTCGTACATTATATCAACACCGCAACCGGTGTCTACATGCAATCGCTTGATGATGTACCAGCAACTTTTGACACGTCCTTTAATTGTAATGGGCGCATCCAAGGGTTCCTGTGCTATGGCCGAGAATGTGATGGGATTATTTTCCCATTCCTCATATGCTTCTAACTTGCGCCACTGATTTATCAGTCCGCTGGTTACCATGTTTATGGTTTTATCCATTTCCTTTCCCTCATTCTTCTTTTGCCACGGATATTCTTTTTCTCCCTTTGGCTTGTCGGCTTGTGCTCTTGCGCTTTTCTTCAAGTGTTACAATCTTCTTTTTTTGAGTTCAGCAACAACTCTTTCAATTAAGTTCCGACATTCATTGGTCTCATGACCGTAATCATCGTGAAAATCACAAAATTTGCTTCTATCTCTGTTTCTATAATACTTTGACAAAGGCACTGGGGGTCGAAGCTTTTGCACACTGCCTCTgtagccaaaatttcttttggtctTTTGGCGAGGTCTTTTATTAACGCAACATTTTCAGCATGGCTGCTTTTGAACCTCTGGCTTCCTCCCCCTTTATTGTTGTTGAACTTGCGATACTTATCATTATGATAGGTACCACCCCTAGGTTAGCCATTACCACCATAACGTTTACCCAGCTCCGAACCTCTTCCCTACACTCGATAATAATCATCATCGATGTCCATGTTTGAATAGGTATTTCCACAATCATGCTTTATATCTTCTTGTGCCCGCATGTAGTGATGCGTTTATTTTACGGCTTCCGCGAAAGTTTCGGGCACTCTTCTTCGTAACCGTTGCCACAAAGACAGGTGTCTGTCAGTATCTATACAATGAATAAAGCCAGATACCTTCGGGCTTTCTGGAAAATCATGTATCTTAGCCACCTCTTTGGTATATCTGTCGATTATTTCTCCCAAGCTCTCTTTCGATTTCTGCTTAATGTCGTGACATTCGACATGTGTTCTTTTGCGTGCGCGCAAATTGTGAAAGTTCAATAAAAACCTTGAGCGCAAATCCGCAAAATCTAAAATGCTTTGGGCTGGTAAATTATTGAACCATTCCCTTGCCACTCCTTGCAACACTATTGGTAGCATATGACATGCTACCGCATCAATCCAACTGTGTGTTCTTGCAGTTCCTTCAAATTTTTGTAAAATGTCATCCCGATCTGATAACCCATCATAACTTTGGAGTGTTAGAGGCAACACTGGTGCGACTGTGAAGGGATGATTAGCGATGTGCGGCACAAACTTTTCTGTTGTAGGGGCCAACTCAAGACTTTGCTTAGCTTTTTACCCCTGCATCACTGCAAACCAATTGCTCATAAACTCTTGTACCTGTGCTGGATCATTGAAAGCGGGTGCCAAGTGTGGTGGCGAGACTTACTGTAATTGAGATATAAAGCTATTTGACTAGGGTGCGGCATAGCGTGTTCCGCTATATTGATTTTTTGCAACAGTATGGACTGATTGCGGAGACGCACGCGCCGTTGACCTTTGTTGTGGTGTCAGCATGATGTATGAACCATCTGGATTTCTCAGACCGATCTGCCTGATTCTTTCCTGGGCTTTCTCTGTAGTAACCCTTTCAATCGGTGTTTCGGGTTCAACCGAGGTGATAATTAGTATTGTATCCACACAGGTAGTTTTAACTTTAAAGCTTGGTGGAACCGTTTCGCTTGGAGAACCAAAGCTCAGGATTATTGGTGACAAATCCTCGAATGGTTTAAAGCCAGTTCCTGTTTCCAGTAAACTTCCATCAGGAGTGTGCCACTATCCCTTAGATGACTCATTCAGGACAGTTTCTGATGTAACCAGCCATGTTCCAACACTTGGTGTTGATGGAGACTTTGATGTGCCTTTGGTTGGTGCTGGCGGCGTCGACGGTGTGTTCGTAACAGTCGCCATAGGTGTTTGAAACCTTGGACTTCCGGGAGAGTCCGATCGCCCTTGATTCTTTGCACtcttacttcctccacccattcttgcTGACAATAAAGaaaaacctgaaagtgaccgattagTTTAAACAAAAAAGTTTTAAGGAAAAAAGGTACGAAATCATATACAACATAAATTCCAATCTTCTTTGTTTCATATAACCGGTCCcatggatggcgccaaatgatcaagcatattttcacggggtcaaggtgaacctacacttgagtgcataaaaggggtttaaggactaacaatattcgaaccaccgacgcttagtcgtggataacccacatcggtatcgtttcgatgccaacagtgtggccgatttgagagtccaccaataacctagcatacgaggttaagtggcccaaagacatgaatgttttatagttcaatacatacctgaaagtccttagagatcgtaagaagctttattcgtacgatggagatttgtatgatgtagtttacgtatgagtaaacaagtgaatgtatatgtttttagggtttatgagctatgtatttataggctcacgaattagggtttcgattGAATCTTTTCTCTATTTAAATGCAATCTCATccttaactaactttcgttatttaaggaagagAATCCGACTTGATTAtatcgtacattcttctagaatgtaccagACCCCTGTGCAAGTATaagaaactcgcatcagatggtataggcgcatagggTGCGACTATACC
The window above is part of the Rutidosis leptorrhynchoides isolate AG116_Rl617_1_P2 chromosome 1, CSIRO_AGI_Rlap_v1, whole genome shotgun sequence genome. Proteins encoded here:
- the LOC139901211 gene encoding uncharacterized protein, producing the protein MVTSGLINQWRKLEAYEEWENNPITFSAIAQEPLDAPITIKGRVKSCWYIIKRLHVDTGCGVDIMYEHCFRLLPGVVRAKLVAPNTALSGFSGESAWPIGIIELELELVDDDNKELVRSTIVEFAVVRSYSKYNALLGRTTLQKLAAIPSTEHGLIKFPTPLGIATIRSETQDASIAAVEQAEQQPSETEKIRSCMIIANSRHPEHKIKIGRGLSDETKFKFRNILASNTDVFAWKEADMTGVPREIAEHNLNANPSLMPVRQKKCGMGPERSEWLKAEVEKLVKANILREVRIKRG